A window from Streptomyces sp. NBC_00299 encodes these proteins:
- a CDS encoding O-antigen ligase family protein, protein MTSAAGPDEDDDRRNVSDATGVAVLGACAAWSLISAALHDGRPEGVLLAVLAVSAGYAAGRIGGALLPVAAPCAGALAGVSLTLAVPHLSPGPRIDVPLGHAGATAAVLTLAAGAACCAAWTASAPALRLGLRMLAAGIAVTAAVLGSTTGFVACSAVVLCSLAAGHLRHRGVGIAGLALSATAVTGLTWTVANNAAPDGLAAWLEGQLTRHRIELWHDAVHLASRDPVLGAGPGRFGELSTTASETLPSDGKPHSALLQQAAEQGVIGVLLLAAGFCWMLFALWRTARPTPVALTAAAALTALAAIAAVGNALSFTTVSVGAGLLAGLATARPIVKQPMPPEIDAHARGERLTP, encoded by the coding sequence ATGACGTCTGCGGCAGGTCCGGATGAGGACGACGACAGACGAAACGTTTCTGACGCGACGGGCGTGGCGGTTCTGGGGGCCTGCGCCGCCTGGTCGCTGATCTCGGCTGCCCTGCACGACGGCCGCCCCGAGGGTGTCCTGCTGGCGGTCCTCGCCGTGTCCGCCGGTTATGCCGCGGGCCGGATCGGCGGGGCGCTGCTGCCCGTCGCCGCGCCCTGCGCCGGAGCACTGGCAGGAGTGAGCCTGACTCTGGCCGTTCCGCACCTCTCCCCCGGGCCCCGGATCGACGTCCCGCTGGGTCATGCCGGGGCCACCGCGGCCGTACTGACTCTCGCCGCCGGCGCCGCGTGCTGCGCCGCCTGGACCGCCTCCGCACCAGCCCTGCGACTGGGCCTGCGCATGCTTGCCGCCGGAATCGCGGTGACAGCGGCGGTCCTGGGCTCGACCACCGGCTTCGTCGCCTGTTCCGCCGTGGTGCTGTGCTCGCTCGCCGCCGGCCACCTCCGCCATCGCGGCGTGGGCATCGCCGGACTGGCTCTGAGCGCCACGGCGGTCACCGGCCTGACCTGGACCGTCGCAAACAACGCGGCGCCCGACGGACTCGCCGCCTGGCTGGAGGGTCAGCTCACCCGGCACCGCATCGAGCTGTGGCACGACGCCGTGCACCTGGCGAGCCGGGACCCGGTCCTGGGTGCGGGCCCAGGGCGCTTCGGGGAGCTCAGTACGACGGCGAGCGAGACGCTGCCGTCCGACGGCAAGCCGCACTCGGCGCTGTTGCAGCAGGCGGCGGAGCAGGGCGTCATCGGCGTGCTGCTACTGGCAGCCGGCTTCTGCTGGATGCTGTTCGCCCTGTGGCGCACCGCGCGCCCCACCCCGGTCGCGCTCACCGCGGCCGCGGCCCTGACGGCGCTGGCGGCGATCGCCGCCGTCGGCAACGCGCTCAGCTTCACCACCGTGTCGGTGGGCGCGGGCCTGCTGGCGGGGTTGGCCACTGCACGTCCGATCGTCAAGCAGCCGATGCCGCCCGAGATCGACGCACACGCGCGTGGCGAGCGGCTGACCCCATGA
- the lnt gene encoding apolipoprotein N-acyltransferase, whose translation MTVTATSVGESDQLEPQIATASRAARLARRLVPALAAALSGVLLYVSFPPRTLWWLALPAFAVFGWVLRGRSWKAAFGLGYLFGLGFLLPLLVWTGVEVGPGPWLALVVIEAIFVALVGVGIAAVSKLPGWPVWAAALWIAGEAARARAPFNGFPWGKIAFGQAEGVFLPLAAVGGTPVLGFAVVLCGFGLYEVVRLAVEARRTRVVRRSTAAVALLSVAVPVVGAVAARPLVSDKAEDGTATVAVIQGNVPRAGLDFNAQRRAVLDYHARETERLAAEVKAGKVAQPDFVLWPENSSDIDPFANADARAVIDRAAKAIGAPISVGGVVERDGKLLNEQILWDPVKGPVDTYDKRQIQPFGEYLPLRSLVGAINENWTSMVRQDFSRGNEPGVFTMDGAKVGLVTCYEAAFDWAVRSEVVDGAQMISVPSNNATFDRSEMTYQQLAMSRVRAVEHSRTVTVPVTSGVSAIIMPDGTITQRTGMFVPDSLVQEVPLRSTETPATRLGILPEIALLLVAAGGVGWAIGAGMRARRAGDV comes from the coding sequence GTGACCGTCACCGCAACTTCCGTGGGCGAGTCGGACCAGTTGGAGCCGCAGATCGCGACCGCCTCGCGCGCGGCACGGCTGGCGCGCCGCCTGGTTCCGGCCCTCGCCGCGGCGCTCTCCGGAGTGCTGCTCTACGTCAGCTTCCCGCCCCGCACTCTGTGGTGGCTGGCCCTGCCGGCCTTCGCCGTCTTCGGCTGGGTGCTGCGCGGCCGCAGCTGGAAGGCGGCCTTCGGCCTCGGCTATCTCTTCGGCCTCGGCTTCCTGCTGCCGCTGCTGGTGTGGACCGGCGTGGAGGTCGGACCCGGGCCATGGCTGGCACTGGTCGTGATCGAGGCGATCTTCGTGGCGCTGGTGGGCGTGGGCATCGCCGCGGTGTCGAAGCTGCCGGGCTGGCCGGTGTGGGCGGCGGCGCTGTGGATCGCCGGAGAAGCGGCACGCGCGCGTGCGCCCTTCAACGGCTTCCCCTGGGGCAAGATCGCCTTCGGTCAGGCCGAGGGCGTCTTCCTGCCGCTGGCCGCCGTGGGCGGCACGCCGGTGCTCGGCTTCGCGGTCGTCCTGTGCGGATTCGGCCTGTACGAGGTCGTACGCCTGGCTGTCGAGGCGCGTCGCACGCGCGTCGTACGGCGGTCCACTGCCGCCGTCGCCCTGCTGAGCGTGGCCGTACCGGTGGTGGGCGCGGTGGCCGCACGGCCCCTGGTCAGCGACAAGGCGGAGGACGGCACCGCGACCGTCGCCGTCATCCAGGGCAATGTGCCGCGCGCCGGCTTGGACTTCAACGCCCAGCGGCGGGCCGTACTGGACTACCACGCGCGTGAGACCGAGCGCCTGGCCGCCGAGGTGAAGGCGGGCAAGGTCGCCCAGCCCGACTTCGTGCTGTGGCCCGAGAACTCCTCCGACATCGACCCGTTCGCCAACGCCGACGCCCGCGCCGTCATCGACAGGGCCGCCAAGGCGATCGGCGCGCCCATCTCCGTCGGTGGTGTCGTGGAGCGGGACGGCAAGCTGCTCAACGAGCAGATCCTGTGGGACCCGGTCAAGGGGCCCGTCGACACGTACGACAAGCGGCAGATCCAGCCGTTCGGCGAGTACCTGCCGCTGCGCTCGCTCGTCGGGGCGATCAACGAGAACTGGACCTCGATGGTCCGCCAGGACTTCAGCCGGGGCAACGAGCCGGGTGTGTTCACCATGGACGGCGCCAAGGTCGGCCTCGTCACCTGCTACGAGGCCGCCTTCGACTGGGCCGTGCGCTCCGAGGTGGTCGACGGCGCCCAGATGATCTCCGTGCCGAGCAACAACGCGACCTTCGACCGCAGCGAGATGACCTACCAGCAGCTCGCCATGTCCCGGGTCCGCGCGGTCGAGCACAGCCGGACCGTCACCGTGCCGGTGACCAGCGGGGTCAGCGCGATCATCATGCCGGACGGGACGATCACGCAGCGCACGGGCATGTTCGTGCCCGACTCGCTTGTCCAGGAGGTGCCGCTGCGCTCCACGGAGACGCCCGCCACGCGGCTCGGCATCCTCCCGGAGATCGCGTTGCTGCTGGTCGCCGCGGGCGGTGTCGGCTGGGCGATCGGCGCCGGCATGCGCGCGCGACGCGCCGGCGACGTGTAG
- a CDS encoding NUDIX hydrolase, giving the protein MATPDFIRTIRASAGHQLLWLPGVSAVVFDEQGRVLLGQRADNGKWTVVNGIPDPGEQPAVAAAREVYEETGVRCVVERVVLIRTGSEVTYPNGDRCQFMDVTFRCRAVGGEARVNDDESLEVGWFEVDALPAMDEGQLFRIKQAQCDEPTWFEPMTSG; this is encoded by the coding sequence ATGGCTACTCCTGACTTCATTCGTACGATCCGCGCCTCGGCCGGCCATCAGCTGTTGTGGCTTCCGGGCGTCAGCGCCGTGGTCTTCGACGAGCAGGGGAGGGTCCTGCTGGGGCAGCGCGCCGACAACGGCAAGTGGACGGTGGTCAACGGCATCCCGGACCCGGGCGAGCAGCCCGCTGTTGCCGCCGCGCGGGAGGTGTACGAGGAGACGGGTGTCCGATGCGTCGTCGAGCGGGTCGTCCTCATCCGGACCGGGAGTGAGGTCACCTATCCCAACGGCGACAGGTGCCAGTTCATGGACGTCACCTTCCGCTGCCGGGCCGTCGGTGGGGAGGCGCGCGTGAACGACGACGAGTCCCTGGAGGTGGGATGGTTCGAGGTGGACGCGTTGCCCGCGATGGACGAAGGTCAGCTGTTCCGGATCAAGCAGGCACAGTGCGATGAACCCACGTGGTTTGAGCCCATGACCTCGGGCTGA
- a CDS encoding 3-hydroxybutyrate dehydrogenase has protein sequence MTPPSTPPAQGSSSPSPLDLGGRTALVTGAAGGIGRACALRLAGAGAKVRAVDRDAPGLEELAERSRGLPGAVEPHVLDLTDLDAAEHAAAGTDVLVNNAGLQLVRPIEEFPPDVFHTVLTVMLEAPFRLIRGALSHMYGQGWGRIVNVSSVHGLRASAFKSAYVAAKHGLEGLSKTAALEGAPHGVTSNCVNPAYVRTPLVEKQLADQAEAHGIPEERVLSEVLLQDSAVKRLIEPEEVAEAVAYLCSPQASFVTGTSLVLDGGWTAH, from the coding sequence ATGACCCCGCCCAGCACTCCTCCCGCTCAAGGCTCGTCGTCGCCATCTCCGCTCGACCTCGGCGGCCGCACCGCCCTTGTCACCGGCGCCGCAGGCGGCATCGGCCGCGCCTGTGCGCTACGGCTCGCCGGAGCGGGGGCCAAGGTGAGAGCGGTTGACCGGGATGCCCCGGGGCTGGAGGAGCTCGCGGAGCGGAGCCGGGGCCTCCCGGGCGCCGTCGAACCGCACGTCCTGGACCTCACCGACCTGGACGCCGCCGAACACGCCGCCGCAGGCACCGACGTCCTGGTCAACAACGCCGGGTTGCAGTTGGTGCGCCCCATCGAGGAGTTCCCGCCGGACGTCTTCCACACGGTGCTCACCGTCATGCTGGAGGCACCGTTCCGGCTTATTCGTGGCGCATTGTCCCATATGTACGGGCAGGGTTGGGGCCGCATCGTCAATGTGTCCTCCGTCCATGGGCTGCGCGCCTCGGCCTTCAAGTCGGCATATGTGGCCGCCAAGCATGGTCTGGAGGGACTCTCCAAGACCGCCGCCCTGGAAGGCGCGCCCCACGGCGTCACCTCCAACTGTGTGAACCCCGCCTATGTGCGCACCCCACTGGTGGAGAAGCAGCTCGCCGACCAGGCCGAGGCCCACGGGATTCCCGAGGAGCGGGTGCTGTCCGAGGTGCTGTTGCAGGACAGCGCGGTCAAGCGACTCATCGAACCGGAGGAGGTCGCCGAGGCCGTTGCGTATCTGTGCAGCCCGCAGGCGTCCTTCGTGACCGGTACGTCGCTCGTGCTCGACGGTGGCTGGACAGCGCACTGA
- a CDS encoding helix-turn-helix domain-containing protein gives MSRDHVQPAERSAADDGAPLSSAAAAPSSAEAPFLELLARGASADAYEQPVLLARAEGRATEQIVALEQAKLLALRVRSELEGRRRREAELSALFETAHDLAGLRDLDAVLQAIVQRARSLLGTDVAYLSLNDPAKGDTYMRVTEGSVAARFQQLRLGMGEGLGGLVAQTARPYVTDDYFKDERFQHTLAIDSGVRDEGLVAILGVPLMLGHHVIGVLFAADRRARVFEREQIALLGSFAALAAAAIDTANLLTETRSALADLERANEIIRDRSGVIERASDVHDRLAELVLRGGGVHDVAAAVSEVLDGTVEFKEATAAPAGALETSRVEGHAVRHEADWIAAVAAGGELLGALVLRGHPGLDPVDQRTLERAAMVTSLLLLARRSAAEAEQRVRGELLDDLLDARDRDPRLLRERAARLAADLDATHVVLAARLEATAADADQEAAARRRLWSAASHLAATRHGLAAARDGGTVLLLPLEASDTATALARRAARHLGTAVHEAVTVGASAPVENLAAHPDAVAAAYEEGRRCLDALRLLGRCGDGAAAEDFGFVGLLLAGDRDIAGFVDRTIGKVASYDDRRGTDLLRTLDAYFACGMSPARTKDELHVHVNTVAQRLERVGRLLGDDWQSPARALEVQLALRLHRLSTPAQR, from the coding sequence ATGTCTCGCGATCACGTGCAGCCCGCCGAGCGTTCCGCCGCCGATGACGGAGCGCCCCTGAGCAGCGCCGCGGCGGCCCCGAGCAGCGCCGAGGCGCCGTTCCTCGAATTGCTGGCCCGGGGCGCGTCCGCCGACGCCTACGAGCAGCCGGTGCTGCTCGCCCGCGCCGAGGGCAGAGCCACCGAGCAGATCGTCGCGCTCGAACAGGCCAAGCTGCTCGCCCTGCGCGTGCGTTCCGAACTGGAAGGGCGGCGCAGGCGAGAGGCCGAACTGTCGGCCCTCTTCGAGACGGCCCATGACCTGGCCGGGCTCCGGGACCTGGACGCCGTACTGCAGGCGATCGTGCAGCGTGCCCGGTCGCTGCTCGGCACGGACGTCGCCTACCTCAGCCTGAACGACCCGGCCAAGGGCGACACCTATATGCGGGTGACCGAGGGCTCGGTCGCCGCCCGCTTCCAGCAACTGCGGCTCGGCATGGGGGAGGGCCTCGGCGGCCTGGTCGCCCAGACCGCCCGCCCGTATGTCACCGACGACTACTTCAAGGACGAGCGCTTCCAGCACACCCTCGCCATCGACTCCGGCGTGCGGGACGAGGGACTGGTCGCCATTCTCGGAGTGCCGCTGATGCTGGGACACCATGTGATCGGCGTCCTCTTCGCCGCGGACCGGCGGGCCCGGGTGTTCGAGCGGGAGCAGATCGCGCTGCTCGGCTCCTTCGCCGCCCTCGCCGCGGCCGCCATCGACACCGCGAACCTGCTCACCGAGACCCGCTCGGCCCTCGCCGACCTGGAGCGGGCCAACGAGATCATCCGTGATCGCAGCGGAGTCATCGAACGAGCCTCGGACGTGCACGACCGGCTCGCCGAACTCGTGCTGCGCGGCGGCGGTGTGCACGACGTGGCCGCCGCCGTATCCGAAGTCCTCGACGGCACGGTCGAGTTCAAGGAGGCCACCGCCGCGCCGGCCGGGGCGCTGGAGACCTCCCGCGTCGAAGGCCACGCGGTACGACACGAAGCCGACTGGATCGCCGCCGTGGCCGCGGGCGGCGAACTCCTCGGCGCGCTGGTCCTGCGCGGCCACCCGGGCCTCGACCCCGTCGACCAGCGCACTCTGGAACGGGCAGCGATGGTCACCTCCCTTCTGCTGCTCGCTCGGCGATCGGCCGCCGAGGCCGAACAGCGGGTCCGGGGCGAGCTGTTGGACGACCTGCTCGACGCCCGCGACCGCGACCCTCGTCTGCTGCGCGAGCGCGCGGCGCGGCTGGCCGCCGACCTCGATGCCACCCACGTCGTCCTCGCCGCCCGCCTCGAAGCCACCGCGGCCGACGCCGACCAGGAGGCAGCCGCCCGCAGACGCCTGTGGTCCGCCGCGTCCCACCTCGCCGCAACCCGGCACGGTCTGGCCGCCGCACGAGACGGCGGCACGGTCCTGTTGCTCCCCCTCGAAGCATCGGACACGGCCACCGCGCTGGCCCGCCGCGCCGCCCGCCATCTCGGCACGGCCGTCCACGAGGCGGTCACGGTCGGTGCCTCGGCCCCGGTCGAGAACCTGGCCGCCCACCCCGACGCGGTGGCCGCAGCCTACGAGGAAGGCCGGCGCTGCCTGGACGCCCTGCGGTTGCTCGGCCGCTGTGGGGACGGTGCCGCCGCCGAGGACTTCGGGTTCGTGGGGCTGCTCCTGGCCGGCGACCGCGACATCGCCGGCTTCGTGGACCGCACGATCGGCAAGGTCGCCTCCTACGACGACCGCCGCGGCACCGACCTGCTGCGCACCCTCGACGCGTACTTCGCCTGCGGGATGAGCCCGGCCCGCACCAAGGACGAGCTGCACGTCCACGTGAACACGGTCGCCCAGCGCCTGGAACGCGTCGGTCGCCTCCTCGGCGACGACTGGCAGAGCCCCGCCCGCGCCCTGGAGGTACAACTGGCCCTGCGCCTGCACCGGTTGTCCACACCGGCACAGCGCTGA
- a CDS encoding MFS transporter, protein MASATTAPPPPGNLKRIVAASLIGTTIEWYDFFLYGSAAALVFNKLFFPDSDPLVGTLLSFLTYAVGFAARPLGALVFGHYGDRLGRKKLLVLSLLLMGGATFAIGLLPTHATIGTAAPVLLTVLRLVQGFALGGEWGGAVLLVSEHGDARRRGFWASWPQTGAPAGQLLATGVLSLLTAVLSDSAFVSWGWRIPFLLSGVLVIVGLWIRLSVDESPVFKQALAQAEARKVAHAATAEKLPLVSVLRYHWRDVLVAMGARMAENISYYVITAFILVYATTSAGISKQTALNAVLIASAVHFAVIPAWGALSDRIGRRPVYLLGAVGVGLWMFPFFSLIDTGTFGNLILAVTVGLVLHGAMYAPQAAFFSEMFATRMRYSGASIGAQFASVAAGAPAPLIATALLADYGNSTPIALYVIAAAVLTVIAVGLAKETRHRDLADIEPADDTEPAAARPADAHTV, encoded by the coding sequence ATGGCCTCCGCAACAACCGCTCCCCCACCACCCGGGAACCTCAAGCGCATAGTCGCCGCCAGCCTCATCGGCACCACCATCGAGTGGTACGACTTCTTCCTCTACGGCTCAGCCGCCGCCCTCGTCTTCAACAAGCTGTTCTTCCCGGACTCCGATCCGCTCGTCGGCACGCTGCTGTCCTTCCTGACGTACGCCGTCGGATTCGCGGCCCGGCCGCTGGGTGCGCTGGTGTTCGGGCACTACGGTGACCGGCTCGGCCGTAAGAAGCTGCTGGTGTTGAGTCTGTTGCTGATGGGTGGGGCGACCTTCGCAATCGGGCTGTTGCCGACGCACGCGACCATCGGCACCGCCGCGCCCGTGCTGCTGACCGTACTGCGCCTGGTGCAGGGCTTCGCGCTCGGTGGTGAGTGGGGCGGGGCCGTGCTGCTGGTGTCCGAGCACGGGGACGCTCGGCGGCGTGGCTTCTGGGCCTCGTGGCCGCAAACCGGCGCTCCCGCAGGCCAGTTGCTGGCGACCGGCGTGCTGTCGCTGCTGACGGCCGTGCTGTCGGACAGCGCCTTCGTGAGCTGGGGCTGGCGGATCCCCTTCCTGCTCTCCGGCGTACTGGTGATCGTCGGTTTGTGGATTCGTCTGTCTGTCGATGAATCGCCGGTCTTCAAGCAGGCGTTGGCACAGGCGGAGGCACGCAAGGTCGCGCATGCGGCCACGGCCGAGAAGCTCCCGCTGGTCTCCGTACTGCGGTACCACTGGCGTGATGTGCTCGTGGCGATGGGTGCGCGTATGGCGGAGAACATCAGCTACTACGTCATCACCGCCTTCATCCTCGTCTACGCCACCACCTCGGCCGGCATCTCCAAGCAGACCGCCCTCAACGCCGTACTCATCGCCTCCGCCGTGCACTTCGCCGTCATTCCGGCCTGGGGTGCGTTGTCGGACCGGATCGGCCGGCGTCCCGTCTACCTGCTCGGCGCGGTCGGCGTCGGGCTGTGGATGTTCCCGTTCTTCTCGCTCATCGACACCGGCACCTTCGGCAACCTGATCCTCGCCGTGACCGTGGGGCTGGTCCTGCACGGCGCCATGTACGCGCCCCAGGCCGCCTTCTTCTCCGAGATGTTCGCGACCCGGATGCGCTACTCCGGTGCCTCGATCGGCGCGCAGTTCGCCTCGGTCGCAGCAGGCGCCCCCGCACCGCTGATCGCCACCGCCCTGCTGGCCGACTACGGCAACTCCACCCCGATCGCCTTGTACGTCATCGCCGCGGCCGTCCTCACGGTGATCGCGGTCGGGCTGGCCAAGGAGACCCGTCACCGCGATCTGGCCGACATCGAGCCCGCGGACGACACGGAGCCTGCGGCGGCCCGGCCGGCGGACGCGCACACCGTCTGA
- a CDS encoding IS5 family transposase — protein sequence MADRRAYPSDLSDARWELIEPVLSAWRFERRGRALDFGRPPEHDLREIMNAILYVDRTGVQWRYLPHDFPNWNTVYGYFAKWQSDGNFAQLNGLLRELVRQQEGKHRHPSACVIDAQSVKTSTSVPARTQGIDAGKKIVGRKRSIITDTLGLLLAVLVTAAGVQDSTAGRPLLEQAATEHPTLRKVWVDGGYRKHFVEHAAALGIDLEIVQRTPGAKGFTPIPKRWTVERTYGWLMLHRRLARDYETHPHRSEAMIHLAMTDLMSRRLTGENTVSWRDPTSPDQIRIPG from the coding sequence ATGGCCGACCGACGTGCGTATCCGAGTGATCTGTCCGATGCCCGCTGGGAGTTGATCGAGCCGGTCCTGTCCGCGTGGCGCTTCGAACGTCGCGGCCGGGCCCTGGACTTCGGCCGCCCGCCCGAGCATGACCTGCGCGAGATCATGAACGCGATCCTCTACGTGGACCGCACCGGGGTGCAGTGGCGCTACCTGCCGCACGACTTCCCGAACTGGAACACGGTCTACGGCTACTTCGCCAAATGGCAATCTGACGGCAACTTCGCCCAGCTCAACGGCCTCTTACGGGAGCTGGTGCGTCAGCAGGAGGGCAAACACCGTCACCCCTCGGCCTGCGTGATCGACGCCCAGAGCGTCAAGACCTCCACCTCCGTCCCCGCCAGGACACAGGGCATCGACGCGGGCAAAAAGATCGTGGGCCGCAAGCGCAGCATCATCACCGACACCCTCGGCCTGCTGCTCGCGGTGCTGGTCACCGCGGCCGGCGTCCAAGATTCCACCGCCGGCCGACCCCTCCTGGAGCAGGCCGCCACCGAGCACCCCACCCTGCGCAAGGTCTGGGTCGACGGCGGCTACCGCAAGCACTTCGTCGAGCACGCCGCAGCCCTCGGCATCGACCTCGAAATCGTCCAACGCACTCCTGGGGCCAAGGGATTCACCCCCATCCCGAAACGCTGGACGGTCGAGCGGACCTACGGCTGGCTCATGCTGCACCGGCGTCTGGCTCGCGACTACGAAACCCATCCGCACCGCTCCGAAGCCATGATCCATCTCGCCATGACTGACCTGATGTCACGCCGCCTCACCGGAGAGAACACCGTCTCCTGGCGCGACCCGACATCACCGGATCAAATCCGTATACCGGGATGA
- a CDS encoding IS701 family transposase: protein MGGGLADVRLWASELDRLHERFVRRFNRTEPRETALASMQGLIAPLERKNGWTLAEEAGHAAPDRIHRLLNRIEWEADEVLDDVRDYVVERLGDPDAVLVVDDTGFLKKGVRSAGVQRQYSGTAGRTENSQIGVFLAYATGRGRTLIDRRLYLPTSWTDDRERCRRAGIDDSIAFETKVSMAKAMVRRAITAKIPLRWVTADAAYGYSKGWRFELEQADVFHVMATTRHDTVVTRWAIDHPVHDLFPALPRQKWKRRSCGAGAHGQRIYDWARVEVRPWHREDRRHWVIARRSVSRPEEISYYIAYCPAGTTLDELIGIAGSRWAVEECFQTAKQECGLDDYQVRRYPGWHRHMTLAMAAHACLTVVRAGELDAEKAETDPPSSSTSASPRSDA from the coding sequence ATGGGTGGGGGCCTTGCTGATGTCAGGTTGTGGGCGAGTGAGTTGGACCGGTTGCACGAGCGGTTCGTGCGTCGGTTCAACAGGACTGAGCCGCGGGAAACGGCGCTTGCCTCTATGCAGGGGCTGATCGCTCCGCTGGAGCGGAAGAACGGCTGGACACTGGCCGAAGAGGCGGGTCACGCGGCTCCGGACCGTATCCACCGGCTGTTGAACAGGATCGAGTGGGAGGCCGATGAGGTCCTCGACGATGTGCGGGACTACGTCGTCGAGCGCCTCGGCGACCCGGACGCCGTCCTTGTTGTCGATGACACCGGATTCCTGAAGAAGGGTGTCCGTTCGGCCGGCGTGCAACGGCAGTACTCCGGCACCGCGGGCCGCACCGAGAACTCCCAGATCGGTGTCTTCCTCGCCTACGCCACCGGTCGCGGACGCACGCTGATCGACCGACGTCTGTATCTGCCCACTTCGTGGACGGACGACCGGGAACGCTGTCGGCGGGCAGGCATCGACGACAGCATCGCTTTCGAGACGAAGGTGTCGATGGCCAAGGCGATGGTCCGCCGGGCGATCACCGCCAAGATTCCCTTGCGGTGGGTGACCGCAGATGCCGCCTACGGCTACAGCAAGGGCTGGCGGTTCGAGCTCGAGCAGGCCGATGTCTTCCACGTCATGGCCACCACCCGCCACGACACCGTCGTCACCCGCTGGGCGATCGACCACCCGGTCCACGACCTGTTCCCCGCCCTGCCGCGGCAGAAGTGGAAACGCCGTTCCTGCGGCGCAGGGGCCCATGGACAGCGGATCTACGACTGGGCTCGTGTCGAGGTGAGGCCCTGGCACCGGGAGGACCGCCGGCACTGGGTGATCGCCCGACGCAGCGTCAGCAGGCCAGAGGAGATCTCGTACTACATCGCCTACTGCCCGGCCGGCACCACGCTGGATGAACTGATCGGCATCGCGGGCAGCCGCTGGGCCGTGGAGGAATGTTTCCAGACCGCGAAGCAGGAATGCGGCCTGGACGACTACCAGGTCCGCCGCTATCCCGGCTGGCACCGCCACATGACGTTGGCCATGGCCGCCCACGCCTGCCTGACCGTCGTGCGGGCTGGAGAGCTGGATGCGGAGAAAGCAGAAACGGATCCTCCCAGCTCATCCACCTCAGCCTCGCCGAGATCAGACGCCTGA
- a CDS encoding IS5 family transposase (programmed frameshift) gives MGRGTWSWIVPEGLCEIAEPLIPRSKVRPQGGGTHDTPDETLFAAIIYVLVSGCAWRALPPCFGISKSTAHRRFLIWSRVGVWGRLHEKILYRLDDTGLLDLSRAVLDPAHVRAKKGGELTVPSPVDRGRPGSKMHVLPDANGLPLLVGLSAANTHDSLALKPMIEGHQTRHDPQRGRFLKPRCLHADKAYDVPHLRKWLWGKHIGVRIARKGIESSERLGRRRWVIERTMSWLTGYRRLNHRYERHPRNYLAFLGLAAALCCYKRLVRLTT, from the exons ATGGGGCGGGGTACGTGGAGTTGGATTGTTCCGGAGGGGCTGTGCGAGATCGCCGAGCCGTTGATCCCGCGGTCGAAGGTGCGTCCGCAGGGCGGCGGCACACACGACACGCCTGATGAAACGCTGTTCGCCGCGATCATCTACGTCCTGGTCAGTGGGTGCGCCTGGCGGGCGTTGCCTCCGTGCTTCGGGATCTCGAAGTCGACGGCCCACCGCAGGTTCCTGATCTGGTCGAGAGTCGGTGTCTGGGGCCGGCTCCACGAGAAGATCCTGTACCGCCTGGACGACACAGGGCTCCTCGATCTCTCTCGGGCGGTCCTCGACCCGGCGCACGTCAGGGCCAAAAAAG GGGGCGAACTCACAGTCCCGAGCCCCGTGGACCGGGGCAGGCCGGGTTCCAAGATGCACGTCCTGCCGGACGCGAACGGGCTGCCCCTCCTCGTCGGCCTCTCAGCCGCCAACACCCACGACAGCCTCGCACTGAAGCCGATGATCGAGGGTCACCAAACGAGACACGACCCCCAGCGCGGACGGTTCCTCAAGCCCCGATGCCTGCATGCCGACAAGGCCTACGACGTCCCACACCTGCGGAAGTGGCTCTGGGGCAAGCACATCGGAGTCCGCATCGCCCGCAAAGGCATCGAGTCGAGTGAACGGCTGGGCCGCCGCAGGTGGGTCATCGAACGCACCATGTCCTGGCTGACCGGCTACCGCAGACTCAACCACCGCTACGAACGCCACCCCCGCAACTACCTGGCCTTCCTCGGCCTCGCCGCCGCCCTCTGCTGCTACAAACGACTCGTCCGACTCACCACATAG